In the genome of Streptomyces pactum, one region contains:
- a CDS encoding TetR/AcrR family transcriptional regulator produces MARPREFDEDRVVTAAMETFWRHGYEGTSTRELCESTGLNPSSLYNAFGGKRRLYLRALHRYHETSTGEQIALLRQPGPARERLRRMMIHAIDADLDDGPGCFAVNAAVEAGATDPEVRAAVRRSFDRVEDELYAVLTTGQRTGEIPAGRDARTLARQVQSTYYGLRVLSRVSTDRQALVATVELTLAQL; encoded by the coding sequence ATGGCCAGGCCACGAGAGTTCGACGAGGACCGCGTCGTCACCGCCGCCATGGAGACGTTCTGGCGCCATGGCTACGAGGGGACCTCCACCCGGGAGCTGTGCGAGAGCACCGGGCTGAACCCCTCCAGCCTGTACAACGCCTTCGGCGGCAAACGCCGGCTCTACCTGCGCGCGCTGCACCGCTACCACGAGACCAGCACCGGCGAGCAGATCGCGCTGCTCCGGCAGCCGGGCCCGGCCAGGGAGCGTCTGCGCCGGATGATGATCCACGCCATCGACGCCGACCTCGACGACGGACCCGGCTGCTTCGCCGTCAACGCCGCCGTCGAGGCGGGCGCGACCGACCCGGAGGTGCGGGCCGCGGTGCGGCGCAGCTTCGACCGGGTGGAGGACGAGCTGTACGCGGTGCTCACCACCGGGCAGCGCACCGGCGAGATCCCGGCCGGCCGGGACGCCCGGACCCTCGCCCGGCAGGTCCAGAGCACGTACTACGGGCTGCGCGTGCTCAGCCGGGTGAGCACCGACCGGCAGGCTCTGGTGGCCACCGTCGAGCTGACCCTGGCGCAGCTGTGA
- a CDS encoding Cmx/CmrA family chloramphenicol efflux MFS transporter, whose protein sequence is MPLAVYVLALGIFTQGTSEFMLSGLLPDIADDLHVSIPDAGLLVSAFAIGMVVGAPLLAVATLRLPRRTTLVALQAVFAACHVAGALAPGYPLLFITRIAGALAYAGFWGVAVATAVPLVPPAARSRAVALVAGGLTLATIVGVPAGTLLSQYSGWRAAFWAVAAATVVSAVATLLVVPGDRDGHRPPASVRAELRGMARPQLWLSYAVTGFAFGAVIVTFSYLAPLLTEETGLGEGWVPAVLALFGVGGMLGLVVGGRTARTSPLATLGWGLAALAVLSGLLAVAAGGATAVVLALVFCLGAAGYVTNPALQSRVFTLAPDAPTLVGAGNTAAFNVGNTLAPFLGGLVIDAGYGYASVAWVGAGLAVLGCAGVGWAARLARPAPGPAPRGRGHRPPTPSPPGRSGCAADRPWAPHPATPHPASSAPGRPHHLAARAPGSSAPPAVRRRPAAVPPPPFAPPPRRGRRRVVPRAVRHPTTVAGWPGHESSTRTASSPPPWRRSGAMATRGPPPGSCARAPG, encoded by the coding sequence ATGCCGCTCGCCGTGTATGTGCTGGCGCTGGGCATCTTCACCCAAGGAACCTCCGAGTTCATGCTCTCGGGCCTGCTGCCGGACATCGCCGACGACCTGCACGTGTCCATTCCCGACGCGGGTCTGCTCGTCTCCGCCTTCGCGATCGGGATGGTGGTGGGGGCGCCGCTGCTGGCGGTCGCGACCCTCCGGCTGCCCCGCCGCACCACGCTCGTCGCCCTGCAGGCGGTCTTCGCGGCGTGCCACGTGGCCGGTGCCCTCGCCCCGGGTTACCCGCTGCTGTTCATCACCCGGATCGCCGGCGCGCTGGCCTACGCCGGCTTCTGGGGCGTCGCCGTGGCCACCGCGGTGCCGCTGGTCCCGCCGGCCGCCCGGAGCAGGGCGGTCGCCCTCGTCGCGGGCGGCCTGACCCTGGCCACCATCGTCGGGGTGCCGGCCGGCACCCTGCTGAGCCAGTACTCCGGCTGGCGCGCGGCCTTCTGGGCGGTGGCGGCGGCCACCGTGGTCAGTGCGGTGGCCACCCTCCTCGTGGTACCCGGCGACCGTGACGGCCACCGGCCGCCCGCGTCGGTCCGTGCCGAACTGCGCGGCATGGCGCGCCCCCAGCTGTGGCTCTCCTACGCGGTCACCGGGTTCGCCTTCGGCGCGGTCATCGTCACCTTCAGCTATCTGGCACCACTGCTGACCGAGGAGACCGGCCTGGGCGAGGGGTGGGTGCCCGCGGTGCTGGCCCTGTTCGGTGTGGGCGGCATGCTGGGGCTGGTCGTCGGCGGACGCACCGCCCGGACCTCTCCGCTGGCCACCCTCGGCTGGGGCCTGGCCGCGCTCGCCGTACTCTCCGGGTTGCTGGCGGTGGCCGCCGGTGGCGCGACCGCCGTGGTCCTCGCCCTGGTGTTCTGCCTCGGCGCGGCCGGCTACGTCACCAACCCCGCCCTGCAGTCACGGGTCTTCACCCTCGCCCCCGACGCGCCGACCCTGGTCGGAGCCGGCAACACCGCGGCCTTCAACGTGGGCAACACCCTCGCCCCGTTCCTGGGCGGACTCGTCATCGACGCCGGCTACGGCTACGCGTCCGTCGCCTGGGTGGGGGCCGGGCTCGCCGTCCTGGGATGCGCCGGCGTGGGCTGGGCCGCACGTCTCGCCCGCCCCGCGCCGGGACCGGCCCCCCGCGGCCGTGGTCACCGGCCCCCGACCCCGTCCCCGCCCGGCCGGTCCGGGTGCGCCGCTGACCGCCCCTGGGCCCCGCACCCGGCCACCCCGCACCCCGCGTCGTCCGCACCCGGCCGCCCGCACCACCTGGCGGCCCGGGCCCCCGGTTCGTCCGCGCCCCCGGCCGTCCGCCGACGGCCGGCCGCCGTGCCGCCTCCGCCCTTCGCCCCCCCGCCCCGCCGGGGGCGGAGGCGGGTGGTGCCCCGGGCGGTTCGACACCCCACTACTGTGGCGGGATGGCCAGGCCACGAGAGTTCGACGAGGACCGCGTCGTCACCGCCGCCATGGAGACGTTCTGGCGCCATGGCTACGAGGGGACCTCCACCCGGGAGCTGTGCGAGAGCACCGGGCTGA
- a CDS encoding DUF2264 domain-containing protein encodes MGRTAPELPPENRRLSPFTGYAREHWVAVADRLLVDAHRFASPSGARIVLPGPPSCSGRDSDQLEGFARTFLLLAYRMAGSGGAAPAGLPAAYADGLAAGTDPAHPEAWPAISARCRQTLVEACSLALGLHLARPWLWDRLDAAVRERVLAWFQGVWGLPVPDNNWHLFRVVVGEFLASAGAPHDRREMDADLARIEDFHVAGGWYRDGGDGRVGDNFDHYGGWALHHYPVLWARMAGDRGAARLPVLRERLRRFLADYVWFFGADGAPVHQGRSLIYRFAAATAPWIGALAGATPLTPGQTRRLAGGALRHFVDRGFRDAHGIPTLGWYRPFPAMVQDYSGPASPYWLAKAFAGLLLPADDPCWTAVEEPLPVEARGGVRALPVPGFVLSATRADGVVRLVNHGSDRHLPGCAADPHYVRFAYSTVTGPCLPSAGAGPVADNHVGLVDPVHGLSARARIHRLRVVDRHAASWHRPVWPGRDEDTGCRIETASVVWGAWELRAHLVDAPAGLPLYDAGWQVAGEEPPLPSTGERWAAAVAAAGPASTFVSLYGHDEVAVAVAEDTSAFGPRSAVPYATARRTARRTLHVALVGLEGPQRPDGPEAPDGPEGRRRTPARPAVRCRVRRWTVTVRFPDGTWVLVAMGEEPAHGFRLGGRRVTVPVRYARLSPGAAPVVAPG; translated from the coding sequence ATGGGCCGGACCGCGCCGGAACTGCCGCCGGAGAACCGGCGGCTGTCACCCTTCACCGGCTACGCCCGGGAGCACTGGGTGGCGGTCGCGGACCGGCTGCTGGTGGACGCGCACCGGTTCGCCTCACCGTCCGGCGCCCGGATCGTGCTGCCCGGACCGCCCTCCTGCTCGGGGCGCGACTCCGACCAGCTGGAGGGTTTCGCCCGGACCTTCCTGCTGCTCGCCTACCGGATGGCCGGGTCCGGCGGTGCCGCCCCGGCCGGGCTGCCGGCGGCCTACGCGGACGGGCTGGCGGCCGGCACCGATCCGGCCCACCCCGAGGCGTGGCCGGCCATCTCCGCGCGGTGCCGGCAGACCCTGGTCGAGGCGTGCTCGCTGGCGCTGGGCCTGCACCTGGCCCGGCCGTGGCTGTGGGACCGGCTGGACGCGGCGGTGCGGGAACGGGTGCTGGCGTGGTTCCAGGGCGTGTGGGGGCTGCCGGTCCCGGACAACAACTGGCACCTGTTCCGGGTGGTCGTCGGGGAGTTCCTGGCGAGCGCCGGGGCGCCGCACGACCGCCGGGAGATGGACGCGGACCTCGCCCGGATCGAGGACTTCCACGTGGCCGGCGGGTGGTACCGGGACGGGGGCGACGGCCGCGTCGGGGACAACTTCGACCACTACGGCGGCTGGGCGCTCCACCACTACCCGGTGCTGTGGGCCCGGATGGCCGGCGACCGGGGGGCCGCGCGGCTGCCGGTGTTGCGGGAGCGGCTGCGGCGGTTCCTGGCGGACTACGTCTGGTTCTTCGGTGCCGACGGGGCGCCGGTGCACCAGGGGCGCTCGCTGATCTACCGGTTCGCCGCCGCCACCGCTCCCTGGATCGGGGCGCTGGCCGGGGCCACCCCGCTGACGCCCGGGCAGACCCGGCGGCTGGCCGGCGGCGCGCTGCGGCACTTCGTGGACCGGGGCTTCCGGGACGCCCACGGCATTCCCACGCTCGGCTGGTACCGCCCGTTCCCGGCGATGGTCCAGGACTACTCCGGCCCGGCGTCCCCGTACTGGCTGGCGAAGGCGTTCGCCGGGCTGCTGCTGCCGGCGGATGACCCGTGCTGGACGGCGGTGGAGGAGCCGCTGCCGGTGGAGGCGCGGGGCGGGGTGCGGGCGCTGCCGGTGCCCGGGTTCGTCCTGTCGGCGACCCGGGCCGACGGCGTGGTGCGGCTGGTCAACCACGGCAGCGACCGCCATCTCCCCGGGTGCGCCGCGGATCCGCACTACGTCCGGTTCGCCTACTCCACCGTCACCGGGCCGTGCCTGCCGTCGGCGGGGGCGGGACCGGTCGCCGACAACCACGTGGGGCTGGTGGACCCGGTCCACGGTCTGTCCGCCCGCGCCCGGATCCACCGGCTGCGGGTGGTGGACCGGCACGCCGCGTCCTGGCACCGCCCGGTGTGGCCGGGCCGGGACGAGGACACCGGGTGCCGCATCGAGACCGCGAGCGTGGTGTGGGGGGCATGGGAACTGCGCGCGCACCTGGTGGACGCGCCGGCCGGACTGCCACTGTACGACGCCGGGTGGCAGGTCGCCGGTGAGGAACCGCCGCTCCCGTCCACCGGGGAGCGGTGGGCGGCGGCCGTCGCCGCGGCCGGGCCGGCCAGCACCTTCGTCTCCCTGTACGGCCACGACGAGGTGGCCGTCGCCGTGGCCGAGGACACCAGCGCCTTCGGCCCGCGGTCGGCCGTCCCGTACGCGACGGCGCGGCGCACGGCCCGGCGGACCCTGCACGTCGCGCTGGTGGGACTGGAGGGTCCGCAACGGCCGGACGGACCGGAGGCGCCGGACGGACCGGAGGGGCGGCGGAGGACCCCGGCCCGCCCCGCGGTGCGCTGCCGGGTCCGCCGGTGGACCGTCACCGTCCGGTTCCCGGACGGCACCTGGGTGCTGGTGGCGATGGGCGAGGAGCCCGCACACGGGTTCCGGCTCGGCGGGCGGCGGGTGACCGTCCCGGTGCGCTACGCACGGCTCTCCCCCGGTGCCGCCCCGGTGGTGGCACCCGGCTGA
- a CDS encoding acetoacetate decarboxylase family protein: MTDYPAEPWRLCGDMYLAVWPVPVRRLPADRLPPGVRPLTVAGRGVVVTFWVDYRPGGVLAYRELLVAVAVRHGRRIACTAVSVWVDDERSMAGGRELWGIPKDLGTFTFDVTAPAGGRRRSRGGTVRTRLRTGDADGPAVATGTFRDLLRLPGRWPVRSHLVQRRSDGRVCEVPLRLTGTVSPGRARLSVPPTGPLAHLHGRRPLLALALRDFRFTVGR; this comes from the coding sequence GTGACCGACTACCCCGCCGAACCCTGGCGGTTGTGCGGCGACATGTACCTGGCCGTGTGGCCGGTGCCGGTCCGCCGGCTGCCGGCCGACCGGCTGCCCCCGGGCGTACGCCCGCTGACGGTCGCCGGCCGGGGCGTCGTGGTCACCTTCTGGGTGGACTACCGGCCCGGGGGCGTACTGGCCTACCGCGAGCTCCTGGTCGCCGTGGCGGTCCGGCACGGCCGCCGGATCGCCTGCACGGCGGTGTCCGTGTGGGTCGACGACGAGCGGTCCATGGCGGGCGGCCGGGAGCTGTGGGGCATCCCCAAGGACCTCGGCACCTTCACCTTCGACGTCACCGCCCCGGCCGGCGGCCGGCGACGTTCGCGTGGCGGCACGGTCCGCACCCGGCTGCGCACCGGGGACGCGGACGGGCCGGCCGTGGCCACGGGCACCTTCCGGGACCTGCTGCGCCTGCCGGGCCGCTGGCCGGTGCGCTCCCACCTCGTCCAGCGACGTTCCGACGGCCGGGTGTGCGAGGTGCCGCTGCGGCTGACCGGCACCGTCTCACCGGGCCGCGCCCGGCTGTCGGTGCCGCCGACCGGCCCGCTCGCCCACCTGCACGGCCGCCGCCCGCTGCTCGCCCTGGCGCTGCGTGACTTCCGGTTCACCGTCGGCCGGTGA
- a CDS encoding alpha/beta hydrolase family protein: protein MNRRLRVAAQSLVCAALSLTALTAGTAAAAPPPSAASADPAPGTRSERPRLPATTGPYAVGRDTLHLVDGSRTDPWVPEAGARELMVTVYYPARRGTGGPARYATTEEARLLLRNLGLEGVVRPETVSGTVTRSRTGARPLPGSHPLVLLSPGLSAGRYSLTSLAEDLASRGYLVAAVDHAYESFGTSFPGGRVLTCVACEQAETGEDLRRATEGRARDLTFVLDQLTGGRPDLPYARLIDRARIGVAGHSLGGATSIPAMAADGRFRAGLNMDGAFHAPVPPGGLGGRPVLMLGTDDEVHRPGGRDATWDATWRGLDGWKRWLTVAGADHNSFTDHPVLAPYLATPAARAGTAPAGEQLVATTRGVVAAHFDRHLNGIPQAVLDGPVPDQPLVRYHRP from the coding sequence ATGAACAGACGTCTTCGCGTCGCCGCCCAGAGCCTGGTGTGCGCCGCCCTCTCCCTGACGGCCCTCACCGCCGGTACGGCGGCAGCCGCGCCGCCGCCGTCCGCCGCGTCCGCCGACCCCGCCCCCGGTACGCGCTCCGAACGTCCGCGGCTGCCCGCGACCACCGGCCCGTACGCGGTCGGCCGTGACACCCTGCACCTGGTCGACGGGTCCCGCACGGACCCGTGGGTGCCCGAAGCCGGCGCCCGCGAGCTGATGGTGACGGTGTACTACCCGGCGCGGCGGGGGACCGGCGGGCCCGCCCGGTACGCCACCACCGAGGAGGCCCGGCTCCTGCTGCGGAACCTGGGGCTGGAAGGGGTGGTCCGGCCGGAGACCGTGAGCGGCACCGTCACCCGCAGCCGTACCGGCGCCCGGCCGCTCCCCGGCAGCCACCCGCTGGTGCTGCTCTCCCCGGGCCTCAGCGCGGGGCGCTACTCGCTCACCTCGCTCGCCGAGGACCTCGCCTCCCGCGGTTACCTGGTGGCCGCGGTGGACCACGCCTACGAGTCCTTCGGGACCTCCTTCCCCGGCGGGCGGGTGCTGACCTGCGTCGCCTGCGAGCAGGCGGAGACCGGGGAGGACCTGCGCAGGGCCACCGAGGGGCGCGCCCGGGACCTGACGTTCGTCCTGGACCAGCTCACCGGGGGGCGCCCGGACCTGCCGTACGCCCGGCTGATCGACCGTGCCCGGATCGGTGTGGCCGGCCACTCGCTGGGCGGTGCCACGTCGATTCCCGCGATGGCCGCCGACGGCCGCTTCCGGGCCGGCCTCAACATGGACGGAGCCTTCCACGCCCCGGTGCCGCCCGGCGGGCTCGGCGGCCGCCCGGTGCTGATGCTGGGCACGGACGACGAGGTCCACCGCCCCGGCGGCCGGGACGCCACCTGGGACGCGACCTGGCGCGGGCTCGACGGGTGGAAGCGCTGGCTCACCGTGGCCGGTGCCGACCACAACAGCTTCACCGACCACCCGGTCCTCGCCCCGTACCTCGCCACGCCCGCGGCCCGGGCAGGCACCGCGCCGGCCGGCGAACAGCTGGTGGCCACCACCCGCGGCGTGGTCGCCGCCCACTTCGACCGGCACCTCAACGGCATCCCGCAGGCGGTGCTGGACGGACCGGTCCCCGACCAGCCGCTGGTGCGGTACCACCGGCCCTGA
- a CDS encoding GNAT family N-acetyltransferase has translation MTTDAGPGPTLTTGEVDSELHDRLTEELGAFHVAPTGESRRGALAVKVTDGTGALIGGLAGWTWGRLCEIELLWVREDSREDGWENKILRAAEEEARRRGCERVTVSSFVHQTPAFYRRHGYAASARVPGPRGAAGDGTLVKSLTEQGL, from the coding sequence ATGACAACCGACGCAGGACCTGGTCCGACCCTGACCACCGGCGAAGTCGACAGCGAGCTCCACGACCGGTTGACCGAGGAACTCGGCGCGTTCCACGTGGCCCCCACCGGCGAGTCCCGCAGAGGGGCTCTGGCGGTCAAGGTCACCGATGGCACGGGCGCGCTGATCGGCGGACTGGCCGGGTGGACCTGGGGGAGGCTGTGCGAGATAGAGCTGTTGTGGGTGCGTGAGGACAGCCGTGAGGACGGCTGGGAGAACAAGATCCTGCGCGCCGCCGAGGAGGAGGCCCGCCGCCGCGGCTGCGAGCGGGTGACGGTCTCCTCCTTCGTCCACCAGACGCCCGCCTTCTACCGGCGGCACGGCTACGCGGCCTCGGCCCGCGTACCGGGTCCGCGCGGTGCGGCCGGGGACGGCACGCTGGTCAAGTCGCTGACCGAACAGGGCCTCTAG
- a CDS encoding ATP-binding cassette domain-containing protein, which yields MNSTPTTRPHHGADAPDTGPGGSAADRPAADSHSVIQVRGARENNLANVSLDLPKRRLTVFTGVSGSGKSSLVFGTIAAESQRLINETYTAFIQSFMPSLGRPDVDALHNLSAAIVVDQERMGANSRSTVGTATDASTMLRIVFSRLGTPHIGTSSAFSFNSAEGMCPACEGLGQISKIDIDQLVDRERSLREGAITAPNFAVDSWYWQVMAGSGFYDPDKKLKDFTEQEWQDFLHKPATKVRTGSLNTTYEGLITKIQRLYLAKDPESLQPHLRAFVERAVVFTDCPDCGGTRLSPAALSSTVNGLNIAQCSAMQISDLARFLRTVEDPSVAPLLANLRALLDSLVEIGLGYLSLDRGSGTLSGGEAQRVKMVRHLGSSLTDVTYVFDEPTTGLHPHDIRRMNDLLLRLRDKGNTVLVVEHKPEVIEIADHVVDLGPGAGTAGGRICYAGDVAGLRASGTLTGRHLEHRARLRETVRTPRGTLPVRGADRHNLRRVDVDIPLGVLTAVTGVAGSGKSTLIHGYVAGRDGVVVADQSPIRGSRRSNPATYTGLLNVIRTQFAKANGVRPALFSANSEGACPRCNGIGLVYTDLAMMAGVASVCEECEGRRFTAEVLRHTLRGRNISEVLAMPVAEAHDFFPDGQAHAILGRLNDVGLGYLRLGQPLNTLSGGERQRLKLAIHMAEKAAIYVLDEPTTGLHMADVDQLLALLDRLVDDGNTVIAIEHHLAVMAHADWIVDLGPGAGHDGGQVVYTGTPADLVAHGDTLTARHLREYVGADG from the coding sequence ATGAACAGCACGCCAACCACCCGTCCGCACCACGGCGCCGACGCTCCGGACACCGGCCCCGGGGGATCCGCCGCGGACCGCCCGGCCGCGGACTCCCACAGCGTGATCCAGGTCCGTGGCGCCCGGGAGAACAACCTGGCGAACGTCTCCCTGGATCTGCCCAAACGCCGGCTCACGGTGTTCACCGGGGTCTCCGGCTCCGGCAAGTCGTCCCTGGTGTTCGGCACCATCGCCGCGGAGTCCCAGCGGCTGATCAACGAGACCTACACCGCGTTCATCCAGTCCTTCATGCCGAGCCTGGGCCGGCCGGACGTGGACGCCCTGCACAACCTGAGCGCCGCGATCGTGGTGGACCAGGAGCGGATGGGCGCCAACTCGCGGTCCACCGTGGGCACCGCCACCGACGCCTCCACCATGCTGCGGATCGTCTTCAGCCGGCTGGGCACCCCGCACATCGGCACCTCCAGCGCCTTCAGTTTCAACAGCGCCGAGGGCATGTGCCCGGCCTGCGAGGGACTGGGGCAGATATCGAAGATCGACATCGATCAGCTGGTCGACCGTGAACGCTCGCTGCGCGAGGGGGCGATCACCGCCCCCAACTTCGCCGTGGACTCCTGGTACTGGCAGGTGATGGCCGGCTCCGGCTTCTACGACCCGGACAAGAAGCTCAAGGACTTCACCGAGCAGGAGTGGCAGGACTTCCTCCACAAGCCCGCCACCAAGGTGCGGACCGGCAGCCTCAACACCACCTACGAGGGGCTGATCACCAAGATCCAGCGGCTCTACCTGGCCAAGGACCCCGAGTCGCTCCAGCCCCACCTGCGGGCCTTCGTGGAACGGGCCGTGGTCTTCACCGACTGCCCCGACTGCGGCGGCACCCGGCTCAGCCCCGCCGCGCTGTCCTCGACGGTCAACGGCCTCAACATCGCCCAGTGCTCCGCGATGCAGATCAGCGACCTGGCCCGGTTCCTGCGCACCGTCGAGGACCCGTCCGTGGCCCCGCTGCTGGCCAACCTGCGCGCCCTGCTGGACTCCCTGGTCGAGATCGGCCTGGGGTACCTGAGCCTGGACCGCGGTTCCGGCACGCTGTCCGGCGGCGAGGCCCAGCGGGTGAAGATGGTCCGGCACCTGGGCTCCTCGCTCACCGACGTCACCTACGTCTTCGACGAGCCCACCACCGGCCTGCACCCGCACGACATCCGGCGGATGAACGACCTGCTGCTGCGGCTGCGGGACAAGGGCAACACGGTGCTCGTGGTCGAGCACAAGCCCGAGGTGATCGAGATCGCCGACCACGTGGTCGACCTCGGCCCCGGCGCCGGCACCGCGGGCGGCCGGATCTGCTACGCCGGGGACGTGGCCGGGCTGCGCGCCTCGGGCACGCTGACCGGACGCCACCTGGAGCACCGGGCCCGGCTGCGCGAGACGGTCCGCACCCCGCGCGGGACGCTGCCGGTGCGCGGCGCCGACCGGCACAACCTGCGCCGGGTGGACGTGGACATCCCGCTCGGGGTGCTGACCGCCGTCACCGGCGTCGCCGGCTCGGGCAAGAGCACCCTGATCCACGGTTACGTCGCCGGGCGGGACGGGGTGGTGGTCGCCGACCAGTCGCCGATCCGCGGCTCCCGGCGCTCCAACCCGGCCACGTACACCGGGCTGCTGAACGTGATACGCACCCAGTTCGCCAAGGCCAACGGTGTCCGGCCGGCCCTGTTCAGCGCCAACTCCGAGGGCGCCTGCCCGCGGTGCAACGGTATCGGGCTGGTCTACACCGACCTGGCGATGATGGCCGGGGTGGCGTCGGTGTGCGAGGAGTGCGAGGGCCGGCGGTTCACCGCCGAGGTCCTCCGCCACACCCTGCGCGGCAGGAACATCAGCGAGGTGCTTGCGATGCCGGTGGCGGAGGCGCACGACTTCTTCCCCGACGGCCAGGCGCACGCCATCCTCGGCCGGCTGAACGATGTGGGGCTGGGCTACCTGCGGCTCGGGCAGCCGCTGAACACCCTCTCCGGAGGGGAGCGGCAGCGGCTGAAGCTCGCCATCCACATGGCCGAGAAGGCCGCAATCTACGTCCTGGACGAACCCACCACCGGGCTGCACATGGCCGACGTGGACCAGCTGCTGGCCCTGCTGGACCGTCTCGTGGACGACGGCAACACGGTGATCGCCATCGAACACCACCTGGCGGTGATGGCGCACGCCGACTGGATCGTGGACCTCGGTCCCGGGGCCGGGCACGACGGCGGCCAGGTCGTGTACACCGGCACCCCGGCCGACCTCGTCGCCCACGGCGACACCCTCACCGCCCGGCACCTGCGGGAGTACGTGGGCGCCGACGGCTGA
- a CDS encoding ATP-grasp domain-containing protein yields MREKPAVGVFMPPRPDGQPARPAASLDHGKIPADAWARLRRLLDERSPDIEVVHDLDLRRSYVLDGRVYCDGRCAGDLDVYVWYAEMERVLGGYHLEVLKTLGSEVLVVPDPWRFEQGLDKFWAHRTLARAGVRVPQTVLVDHRNLDLVAPVLDAWGRALLKPRWGSFGHGVLLVEDFAEVRDVLGFLTRSSPCAARQAFLLERFYPNDPADWVSAVMINGELMYGYRKQEAARVPLGRAGAWKVFDAEGIGGHVEPAELSPGHLEQARRAQRALGSPIVGFDMILHRGSPVVVDENTFPGLYPDLFTWAGRDLGEELFRLVRNAVRRWREA; encoded by the coding sequence GTGCGCGAGAAGCCGGCGGTCGGGGTTTTCATGCCGCCGCGTCCCGACGGGCAGCCCGCCCGCCCCGCGGCCTCCCTCGACCACGGGAAGATCCCGGCGGACGCCTGGGCGCGCCTGCGCCGGCTGCTGGACGAACGGTCGCCGGACATCGAGGTGGTCCACGACCTCGACCTGCGCCGCTCCTACGTCCTGGACGGCCGGGTGTACTGCGACGGGCGGTGCGCCGGCGATCTGGACGTGTACGTGTGGTACGCCGAGATGGAGCGGGTGCTGGGCGGCTACCACCTGGAGGTGCTCAAGACGCTCGGTTCCGAGGTGCTCGTCGTGCCCGACCCGTGGCGGTTCGAGCAGGGCCTGGACAAGTTCTGGGCCCATCGCACCCTGGCCCGCGCGGGGGTGCGGGTGCCGCAGACCGTGCTCGTCGACCACCGGAACCTGGATCTGGTCGCCCCGGTGCTGGACGCCTGGGGGCGGGCGCTGCTGAAACCGCGGTGGGGGTCGTTCGGGCACGGGGTCCTGCTGGTGGAGGACTTCGCCGAGGTGCGCGACGTGCTCGGCTTCCTCACCCGCAGCTCGCCCTGCGCGGCCCGGCAGGCCTTCCTGCTGGAGCGCTTCTACCCCAACGACCCGGCCGACTGGGTGAGCGCCGTCATGATCAACGGTGAGCTGATGTACGGCTACCGCAAGCAGGAGGCGGCCCGGGTGCCGCTGGGGCGCGCGGGGGCGTGGAAGGTCTTCGACGCCGAGGGCATCGGCGGCCATGTGGAGCCGGCGGAGCTCTCCCCCGGCCACCTGGAGCAGGCCCGGCGGGCCCAGCGGGCGCTGGGGTCGCCCATCGTCGGCTTCGACATGATCCTGCACCGGGGCTCGCCCGTCGTGGTGGACGAGAACACCTTCCCCGGCCTGTACCCGGACCTGTTCACGTGGGCCGGCCGGGACCTGGGCGAGGAGCTGTTCCGCCTGGTGCGGAACGCGGTCCGGCGGTGGCGGGAGGCCTGA
- a CDS encoding LutC/YkgG family protein — MSAREEILGRVRRALADVPAAEKPGDVPVVRDYLRVHDELTPGQAARLLAENLAEYRAVVHRTDTAGIPGRVAASLAARGSRRVVVPAGLPEEWLSAAGPEVERVPDAPDLGPRELDAVDTVVTGCAVAVAETGTLVLDAGPAQGSRRITLVPDHHICVVRAPDQVVCSVGQALERLDPARPLTWISGPSATSDIELSRVEGVHGPRLLEVVLATDR, encoded by the coding sequence GTGAGCGCCCGTGAGGAGATCCTGGGCCGGGTCCGCCGCGCGCTGGCCGACGTACCCGCGGCCGAGAAGCCGGGGGACGTACCGGTCGTCCGCGACTACCTGCGGGTCCACGACGAACTCACCCCCGGCCAGGCGGCCCGGCTGCTGGCGGAGAACCTCGCGGAGTACCGGGCGGTGGTGCACCGGACGGACACCGCCGGCATCCCCGGGCGGGTCGCCGCCTCCCTCGCCGCCCGCGGCAGCCGCCGGGTGGTGGTGCCCGCGGGGCTGCCGGAGGAGTGGCTGTCGGCCGCCGGCCCCGAGGTGGAGCGGGTGCCCGACGCCCCGGACCTCGGGCCGCGCGAGCTGGACGCGGTGGACACCGTGGTCACCGGCTGCGCGGTCGCCGTCGCCGAGACCGGCACCCTCGTGCTGGACGCCGGGCCGGCGCAGGGCAGCCGCCGGATCACCCTGGTGCCGGACCATCACATCTGTGTGGTGCGGGCGCCCGACCAGGTGGTCTGCTCGGTCGGCCAGGCGCTGGAGCGGCTGGACCCGGCCCGCCCGCTCACCTGGATCTCGGGACCGTCCGCGACCAGTGACATCGAGCTGAGCCGGGTGGAGGGCGTGCACGGGCCTCGGCTGCTGGAGGTGGTCCTCGCCACGGACCGGTAG